A region of Coccinella septempunctata chromosome 5, icCocSept1.1, whole genome shotgun sequence DNA encodes the following proteins:
- the LOC123313856 gene encoding ileal sodium/bile acid cotransporter isoform X2, with translation MCPFNGLTQILLLILAIILINTVVINALSIKFENESVTVHMDETISVPYTILKDTADEYEDDGTYLLQLKSNDGNIATIDQEIYVTYNELPKYASMNVTGVFLGKTSVSCRNVKKNKTLDGALDVIVIRKHRLIDTIFTVSVATLVSIIYINFGCFLNWGELKRNLKRPVGPVIGLCSQFIFMPLLSYGLGRVLFPESPEMQLGMFFTGVAPSGGASNIWTLVLDGNVDLSITVTSLGNFVALLMMPLWIFSLGKLIFNQAKLVVPYRHIATSAFGLIIPLAIGYLLTRYCKNLASFLARILKGLSSLLLLFIIVFATVTNLYLFKIFSWKIVVAGMALPYLGFTAAFILSKILRQADPDCLAIAIETGIQNTGIAIFLLRFSLTQPAADLTTVCPVAVSMMTPIPLVGIYIYKKIQASKYISGYEALPST, from the exons ATGTGTCCTTTCAATGGTCTAACTCAAATCTTATTGCTCATCTTGGCCATTATTCTGATCAACACTGTCGTAATAAATGCCCTGTCcatcaaattcgaaaatgaGTCTGTTACAGTACACATGGATGAGACCATAAGCGTGCCATATACTATACTCAAAG ACACGGCAGACGAATATGAAGATGATGGGACATACTTACTGCAGTTGAAATCGAATGATGGCAATATAGCAACTATAGATCAAGAAATATATGTTACTTACAACGAACTACCTAAGTATGCTTCAATGAATGTAACTGGAGTATTTTTAG gaaaaaccTCAGTTTCTTGCAGAAATGTTAAAAAGAACAAAACGTTAGATGGAGCGTTAGATGTAATTGTTATAAGAAAGCATCGTTTAATAGACACAATTTTCACAGTGTCAGTGGCTACTTTAGTCAGTATTATTTATATAAACTTTGGATGTTTTTTAAACTGGGGTGAACTGaagagaaatttgaaaagaCCCGTGGGTCCTGTGATAGGATTGTGTAGCCAGTTTATATTCATGCCCTTG TTAAGTTATGGACTCGGAAGAGTTTTGTTTCCTGAGAGCCCCGAAATGCAACTAGGAATGTTTTTCACAGGAGTAGCTCCATCTGGGGGAGCCTCCAATATTTGGACCTTAGTGCTAGATGGAAATGTAGATCTTTCCATAACAGTGACTAGTTTGGGCAATTTCGTAGCGCTCCTTATGATGCCGTTATGGATATTCAGTTTGGGCAAACTGATATTTAACCAAGCGAAACTGGTTGTACCGTATCGACACATTGCCACTTCTGCTTTTGGATTAATCATACCATTAGCAATTGGATATTTGCTGACTAGATACTGCAAAAACTTGGCTTCATTCTTGGCTAGGATTTTGAAAGGATTGTCCTCACTtctgttactgtttattattGTATTTGCTACTGTGACAAATTTGTACTTATTCAAGATTTTCTCATGGAAG ATCGTTGTAGCAGGGATGGCCTTACCATATTTAGGTTTCACAGCAGCATTCATTCTATCCAAAATATTGAGACAAGCAGATCCAGACTGCCTAGCAATAGCTATCGAGACTGGTATACAAAATACTGGGATAGCTATATTTTTATTAAGGTTCTCATTGACACAGCCAGCAGCAGACTTAACGACAG TGTGCCCTGTAGCAGTTTCTATGATGACTCCTATTCCATTAGTAGGGATCTACATTTATAAGAAAATTCAAGCGAG CAAATACATTTCAGGATACGAGGCCCTTCCAAGCACATGA
- the LOC123313856 gene encoding ileal sodium/bile acid cotransporter isoform X1 — MCPFNGLTQILLLILAIILINTVVINALSIKFENESVTVHMDETISVPYTILKDTADEYEDDGTYLLQLKSNDGNIATIDQEIYVTYNELPKYASMNVTGVFLGKTSVSCRNVKKNKTLDGALDVIVIRKHRLIDTIFTVSVATLVSIIYINFGCFLNWGELKRNLKRPVGPVIGLCSQFIFMPLLSYGLGRVLFPESPEMQLGMFFTGVAPSGGASNIWTLVLDGNVDLSITVTSLGNFVALLMMPLWIFSLGKLIFNQAKLVVPYRHIATSAFGLIIPLAIGYLLTRYCKNLASFLARILKGLSSLLLLFIIVFATVTNLYLFKIFSWKIVVAGMALPYLGFTAAFILSKILRQADPDCLAIAIETGIQNTGIAIFLLRFSLTQPAADLTTVCPVAVSMMTPIPLVGIYIYKKIQARIRGPSKHMNNNEGILRNTEEPECYTITRQEEERPET; from the exons ATGTGTCCTTTCAATGGTCTAACTCAAATCTTATTGCTCATCTTGGCCATTATTCTGATCAACACTGTCGTAATAAATGCCCTGTCcatcaaattcgaaaatgaGTCTGTTACAGTACACATGGATGAGACCATAAGCGTGCCATATACTATACTCAAAG ACACGGCAGACGAATATGAAGATGATGGGACATACTTACTGCAGTTGAAATCGAATGATGGCAATATAGCAACTATAGATCAAGAAATATATGTTACTTACAACGAACTACCTAAGTATGCTTCAATGAATGTAACTGGAGTATTTTTAG gaaaaaccTCAGTTTCTTGCAGAAATGTTAAAAAGAACAAAACGTTAGATGGAGCGTTAGATGTAATTGTTATAAGAAAGCATCGTTTAATAGACACAATTTTCACAGTGTCAGTGGCTACTTTAGTCAGTATTATTTATATAAACTTTGGATGTTTTTTAAACTGGGGTGAACTGaagagaaatttgaaaagaCCCGTGGGTCCTGTGATAGGATTGTGTAGCCAGTTTATATTCATGCCCTTG TTAAGTTATGGACTCGGAAGAGTTTTGTTTCCTGAGAGCCCCGAAATGCAACTAGGAATGTTTTTCACAGGAGTAGCTCCATCTGGGGGAGCCTCCAATATTTGGACCTTAGTGCTAGATGGAAATGTAGATCTTTCCATAACAGTGACTAGTTTGGGCAATTTCGTAGCGCTCCTTATGATGCCGTTATGGATATTCAGTTTGGGCAAACTGATATTTAACCAAGCGAAACTGGTTGTACCGTATCGACACATTGCCACTTCTGCTTTTGGATTAATCATACCATTAGCAATTGGATATTTGCTGACTAGATACTGCAAAAACTTGGCTTCATTCTTGGCTAGGATTTTGAAAGGATTGTCCTCACTtctgttactgtttattattGTATTTGCTACTGTGACAAATTTGTACTTATTCAAGATTTTCTCATGGAAG ATCGTTGTAGCAGGGATGGCCTTACCATATTTAGGTTTCACAGCAGCATTCATTCTATCCAAAATATTGAGACAAGCAGATCCAGACTGCCTAGCAATAGCTATCGAGACTGGTATACAAAATACTGGGATAGCTATATTTTTATTAAGGTTCTCATTGACACAGCCAGCAGCAGACTTAACGACAG TGTGCCCTGTAGCAGTTTCTATGATGACTCCTATTCCATTAGTAGGGATCTACATTTATAAGAAAATTCAAGCGAG GATACGAGGCCCTTCCAAGCACATGAACAATAATGAGGGTATTCTTAGAAATACGGAAGAACCAGAATGCTACACAATCACTAGGCAAGAGGAAGAAAGACCTGAAACCTGA
- the LOC123313492 gene encoding protein hairy-like, with product MKSVITHTTAIISESRKIRKPLMEKKRRARINDSLETLKQILLDSKTLVREGACKKSGQRTAKLEKADILEMTVRYLQHLHQKVNSIQDQTKPKQQEYVVRSAADSSTENIKLGLTLIPTKLKSGEVVFVVPSTDLKETKTHNTNNEGYAMKIEDKVWRPW from the exons atgaagagtgTGATTACACATACTACTGCTATAATTTCGGAGAGCAGAAAG ataAGAAAACCATTGATGGAGAAAAAACGTCGAGCAAGGATAAACGACAGCCTTGAAACCCTGAAACAAATACTCCTGGACTCGAAAACCCTAGTCAGGGAAGGGGCCTGCAAGAAAAGCGGACAACGAACTGCGAAACTGGAAAAGGCGGATATTCTGGAAATGACTGTACGTTACCTGCAGCACCTCCACCAAAAGGTCAACTCAATACAAGATCAAACCAAGCCGAAACAACAAGAATACGTAGTCAGATCAGCAGCAGACAGTTCTACCGAAAACATCAAGTTAGGATTAACTCTCATACCTACAAAGCTCAAAAGTGGAGAGGTGGTTTTTGTTGTTCCCTCTACAGATCTCAAAGAAACGAAAACACACAATACGAATAACGAGGGTTATGCAATGAAAATTGAGGATAAAGTCTGGAGACCTTGGTGA